The Panicum hallii strain FIL2 chromosome 9, PHallii_v3.1, whole genome shotgun sequence genome has a window encoding:
- the LOC112873900 gene encoding cytochrome P450 84A1: MLPIMVAVPKIAMECLQGPLSWVLLASLAFVLLQLRRRGKAPLPPGPKPLPIIGNMTMMDQLTHRGLAALAEQYGGLLHLRLGQLHAFAVSTPEYAREVLQAQDGAFSNRPATIAISYLTYDRADMAFAHYGPFWRQMRKLCVMKLFSRRRAETWVAVRDESAALVRAVASSGGEAVNLGELIFNLTKNVIFRAAFGTRDGEGQDEFIAILQEFSKLFGAFNIGDFIPWLSWMDPQGINRRLRDARAALDRFIDKIIDEHMRRGKSPDDADADMVDDMLAFLAEAKPSKDGGKPAAGDVDDLQSTLRLTRDNIKAIIMDVMFGGTETVASAIEWAMAEMMHSPDDLRRLQQELADVVGYDRNVSESDLDRLPFLRCVVKETLRLHPPIPLLLHETAEDCVVGGYSVPRGSRVMINVWAIGRDRASWEDADAFRPSRFAPEGDAAGLDFKGGCFEFLPFGSGRRSCPGMALGLYALELAVAQLAHGFSWSLPDGMKPSELDMGDIFGLTAPRATRLYAVPTPRLNCPLY; the protein is encoded by the exons atgtTGCCGATCATGGTGGCCGTGCCCAAGATCGCGATGGAGTGCCTCCAAGGCCCTCTGAGCTGGGTGCTGCTGGCCTCTCTGGCCTTCGTGCTCCTGCAGCTCCGGCGGCGGGGCaaggcgccgctgccgccgggcCCGAAGCCGCTGCCGATCATCGGGAACATGACAATGATGGACCAGCTGACCCaccgcgggctggcggcgctggccgAGCAGTACGGCGGGCTGCTGCACCTCCGCCTGGGCCAGCTGCACGCGTTCGCGGTGTCGACGCCCGAgtacgcgcgcgaggtgctGCAGGCGCAGGACGGCGCCTTCTCGAACCGCCCGGCCACCATCGCCATCTCGTACCTGACCTACGACCGCGCCGACATGGCGTTCGCGCACTACGGGCCCTTCTGGCGTCAGATGCGCAAGCTGTGCGTGATGAAGCTCTtcagccggcggcgcgcggagacGTGGGTGGCCGTGCGCGACGAGTCCGCGGCGCTGGTCCGCGCCGTGGCGTCCAGCGGTGGCGAGGCCGTGAACCTGGGCGAGCTCATCTTCAACCTGACCAAGAACGTCATCTTTCGCGCGGCCTTCGGCACCCGCGACGGCGAGGGCCAGGACGAGTTCATCGCCATCCTCCAGGAGTTCTCCAAGCTCTTCGGTGCCTTCAACATCGGCGACTTCATCCCCTGGCTGAGCTGGATGGACCCGCAGGGCATCAACCGGCGCCTCCGCGACGCCCGCGCCGCGCTGGACCGCTTCATCGACAAGATTATCGATGAGCACATGAGGCGGGGGAAGAGCCCcgacgacgccgacgccgacatGGTCGACGACATGCTCGCCTTCCTCGCCGAGGCGAAGCCCAGCAAGGACGGCGGcaagcccgccgccggcgacgtcgaCGACCTGCAGAGCACGCTCCGCCTCACGCGCGACAACATCAAGGCCATCATCATG GATGTGATGTTTGGCGGGACGGAGACGGTGGCGTCGGCGATCGAGTGGGCGATGGCGGAGATGATGCACAGCCCCGACGACCTGCGGCGCCTGCAGCAGGAGCTCGCCGACGTGGTCGGGTACGACCGGAACGTGAGCGAGTCGGACCTGGACAGGCTCCCCTTCCTCCGGTGCGTCGTCAAGGAGACGCTCCGGCTGCACCCGCCGATCCCGCTGCTCCTCCACGAGACCGCCGAGGACTGCGTCGTGGGCGGCTACTCCGTGCCCCGGGGCTCCCGCGTCATGATCAACGTCTGGGCCATCGGCCGCGACCGCGCCTCGTGGGAGGACGCCGACGCGTTCCGGCCGTCGCGGTTCGCGCCGGAGGGGGACGCCGCGGGGCTCGACTTCAAGGGCGGCTGCTTCGAGTTCCTGCCCTTCGgctccggccgccgctcctGCCCCGGGATGGCGCTGGGCCTGTACGCGCTGGAGCTCGCCGTCGCGCAGCTCGCGCACGGCTTCAGCTGGTCGCTGCCCGACGGCATGAAGCCCTCGGAGCTCGACATGGGCGACATCTTCGGGCTCACCGCGCCGCGCGCCACGCGGCTCTACGCCGTGCCCACGCCCCGGCTCAACTGCCCCCTGTACTGA